DNA from Salinispora arenicola:
CCAGCGATGATCCGCCCGCTGACCGACCCCTTGAGCCGGGTGATCGGGAGCCGGTGCACCGGACGGCGGGCGACGGGGAGCCCGGAGCGGCGGACGCGGCGGACGCCCCCGTCACCCGGCCCGCCGACCACCGCGACAGCTGAGCGGAGGCCGCATGCGTAGCGCGGTCGTGGTCGGCGCCGGCGTCGGCGGCCTCGCGGTCGCCGGCGCGTTGGCGCGCTCCGGTTGGCAGGTCGCCCTGATCGAGCGGGCCGACCGGATCCGTCCGGAACCCACTGCGGTGGTGCTCTGGCCCAACGGGGTACGCGCGCTGCGCGCCCTCGGCCTCGGGGCCGGGCTCGATGCCATCGCCACACCGCTGTCGAGCAGCGGGGTACGCCGGCCGGACGGCCATCGGCTGGTCCGGCCCCGCCCGGTCCCGGCCGACCAGATGCCGGTGGTGGTGCACCAGGAGGACCTGCACGACGCGCTCATCGCCGGGCTGGGCGACGGCGTCGAGCTGCGGACCGGAGTGACGGTCCGGGCGGTTCGCGCGGAGCCGGGCGCCCGCCCGTCGGCCGCGGACGGCCGGCACACGTACGAGGCGGACCTGGTGGTGGCCGCCGACGGTGCGGACAGTGTGGCCCGCGAGCAGCTCGCACCGGAGGCGAAGCTGGTCAGCTGTGGTTCGGCGGCCTGGCGGGCGGTGATTCCGTGGTATCGGGCGCCCCGGCTGCCTGCCGATATGCCACCCACCGGGGAGGTGCTCGGCGCCGGATACCGTTTCGTCTACGTGTCCCTGGGCGAACGCGGCTCTTCCGGGGCCTCCAGCCGCGGCGGGATCTACTGGGTGGCCACGGCCGCCGGCGCGCCCCGGCCGGAGCCGCCGGAGATCCAACTCGCCCTGCTGCGTCGCTGGTACGCGGGCTGGCCCGCACCGGTCGCCGATCTGCTCGACGCCACCGACCCGGCCGACCTGGTCCAGCGGGAGATCCGTGAGCTGCGTCCCCTGCCGCGCACGTACGGCTTCGCCACCGGCCCCGGTGGGGCGGTGCTGCTTGGTGACGCCGCACACGCTATGCCGCCGCACCTGGGGCAGGGGGCGTGCCTCGCCTTCGAGGACGCCGCCACCCTGGCCGCGCTGCTGCGCGAGGCCCGGCTGCCGGACGCGGTGGTCGCGTACGACCGGGCGCGTCGGCCCCGGGTGGCGGCGACGGTCCGGCAGACCCGCCGGATGTCGGCGGTGCTCCAGACCCGTGGTCGGCTCGCGCTGCGCGCCCGCGACGCCGTTCTCGGCGCTCTCACCACCCGGTTGTTGGGCAGCGCCGGCTCGACCGCTGACCAGTGGCGTCCCCCATCGTGACGACGCCCGCCGTTCGGGTGCGGCGCCGGTCGCAGGCGGTTCGGACGCGTGAGATTACCTGTCTCACACTCTGGAAGGTGTGATCAATCCGCACTGGCCTTGCGCGGGCCCCCCTAACGTAGACTCAAATGACCCTTGAGGGCCGACGTCGTCCCGACCAAGATCCAACCTGAGTGACGACAGGAGGCCCGGGTGGCCGTTCCGTACCCGCACCGCATCTCGCAGCAGGTCCCGCACCCCGGTTCGCAGGGGCCCACGGCCGGGCTCTACGACCCCGCGTACGAACGCGACGCGTGCGGAGTGGCTTTCGTGGCGGACCTGCACGGCCGGCGGTCGCACGAGGTGGTGGCCAACGGGCTCGCCGCTCTGCGCCGGCTGGATCACAGGGGTGCCCGGGGCGCGGAACCGAACACCGGCGACGGTGCGGGGATTCTGATCCAGGTACCGGACGCGCTGCTGCGCGCGGTGGTGGACTTCCCGCTGCCCCCGATCGGCGAGTACGCGACCGGCCTGGTTTTCCTGCCGGACGACGACGAGAACGAGATCCGCGCCCGCCGGGTGGTGGAGAAGTACGCGTTGGTCGAGGGCGCCGATCTGCTCGGGTGGCGAGACGTGCCGGTGAACCCGTCCGGTCTCGGCGCGACGGCGCTTGCGGGAATGCCCCGGGTCCGGCAGCTCTTCGTCACCGCGCACCGGCTGACCGACTCGGCGGAGGGCCCGGCCGGTTCCCGGCTGACCGGCCTTGAGCTGGAGCGGGTGGCGTACTGCGTCCGCAAACAGGCTGAGCGGGAGTCGGCCCAGCGGGGTGTGCCGGCGTACTTCCCGTCGCTGTCCGGTCGGACGATGGTGTGGAAGGGCATGCTCACGCCGGACCAGCTGCCGGAGTTCTACCCGGAGCTGACCGACGAGCGGATGCGTAGCGCGATCGCGCTGGTGCACTCCCGCTTCTCCACGAACACGTTTCCGTCCTGGCCCTTGGCGCACCCGTTTCGCTTCATCGCCCACAACGGCGAGATCAACACCATCCGTGGCAACCGGAACTGGATGCAGGCGAGGGAGTCGATGCTCGCCGGTGGCGCTCGTGCCGCGCTGCCCGGCAACATCCGTCGGATCTTCCCGGTGTGTACGCCGGGGGCGTCCGACTCCGCCAACTTCGACGAGGTTCTGGAGTTGCTGCACCTGGCGGGGCGAAGCCTGCCGAACGCGGTGCTGATGATGATCCCGGAGGCCTGGGAAAATGATCCGGACATGCCCGCTGACCAGCGGGCCTTCTACCGGTTTCACGCCAGCCTGATGGAGCCCTGGGATGGGCCGGCATCGGTGGCCTTCACCGACGGTGAGATCGTTGGTGCGGTGCTGGACCGTAACGGTCTGCGTCCCGGCCGCTGGTGGCAGACCTCCGACGGGCTGGTCGTCCTCGGTAGCGAGGCGGGTGTGCTCGACCTGGACCCGGCCACCGTGGTGGCCAAAGGGCGTTTGCAGCCGGGACGGATGTTCCTGGTTGACACCGTCGGCGGGCGGATCGTGCACGACGACGAGATCAAGGCCGAGCTGGCGGCGGCCCACCCGTACGAGGAGTGGTTGCACGCCGGTCTCATCGAGCTGACGGACCTGCCGGCCCGCGAGCACATCGTCTACACCCATGACTCGGTGCGCCGCCGGCAACAGGTGTTCGGCTACACCGAGGAGGAGCTGAAGATCCTTCTCGCGCCGATGGCCCGCGTCGGAGCCGAGCCGATCGGGTCGATGGGCACAGATACCCCGATCTCTCCGCTGTCCACTCGACCCCGGCTGCTCTACGACTACTTCCACCAGCTGTTCGCCCAGGTGACGAACCCGCCACTGGACGCCATCCGGGAGGAGTTGGTGACCAGCCTGCAGTCCACCATCGGGCCGGAGGGCAACCTTCTCGATCCGGGACCGGCCAGTTGCCGGCAGCTCGTACTTCCCTATCCGGTGATCGACAACGACGAGCTGGCGAAGATCCTCTCTATCGACGAGGACGGGGACCTTCCCGGATTCAAGGCGGTCCGGGTTTCCGGCCTGTACCGGATCCGCGAGGGTGGCGCGGGTATCCGGGCCCGGCTGACGGAGATCTGCCGGCACGTCTCCGAGGCGATCGAGGACGGCGTCCGCATCCTCGTCCTGTCCGACCGGGACTCCAACGCTGACCTTGCGCCGATCCCGTCGCTGCTGCTCACCGCAGCGGTGCACCAGCACCTGGTGCGGGAACAGACCCGGACGCAGGTGGCGTTGGTCGTCGAGTCCGGGGACTGCCGGGAGGTGCACCACGCGGCCGTGCTGGTCGGGTACGGCGCGGCGGCGGTCAACCCGTACCTGGCGTTCGAGTCGGTGGAGGACATGATCTCGACCGGGGCGCTGGTCGGTGTCGAGCCGGTCACCGCGGTCCGCAACTACGTTCGGGCACTCGGAAAGGGTGTCCTCAAGATTATGTCCAAGATGGGCATCTCGACCGTGTCGTCGTACTGCGGGGCCCAGGTCTTCGAGGCGGTCGGGCTCGACCTCCGGTTGGTCGAGCGGTACTTCCGGGGTACCCCGAGCAAGATCGGCGGGGTCGACCTGGAGGGGATCCACACCGAGGTAGCCGCGCGACACGCCTGCGCCTGGCCGGCGTCGGGGGCGGCGGCGACCGACCGGCTGGATGTCGGTGGCGAGTACCAGTGGCGACGCGAGGGTGAGCTGCACCTGTTCAACCCGGAGACGGTCTTCCTGCTCCAGCACGCCACCCGCAGCCGGCAGTACGACGTCTTCCGGGCGTACACCTCGAAGGTCGACGCGCTGGCCGCCGAGGCGGGTTCGCTGCGTGGCCGATTCGCGCTGCGTACGGGGGTGCGCCCACCGGTGCCGATCGAGGAGGTGGAGCCGGCCACCGAGATCGTACGGCGGTTCGCCACCGGTGCCATGTCGTACGGGTCGATCTCGGTGGAGGCGCACGAGACCCTGGCGGTCGCGATGAACCGCCTTGGTGGCAAGTCGAACACCGGCGAGGGCGGCGAGGACGTCGAGCGGCTGCACGATCCGACCCGCCGTTCCGCGGTGAAGCAGATTGCCAGCGGCCGGTTCGGGGTCACCACCGAGTACCTGGTCAACGCCGACGACCTGCAGATCAAGATGGCGCAGGGTGCCAAGCCCGGCGAGGGCGGCCAGCTTCCCGGCAACAAGGTCTGGCCGTGGATCGCCCGGACCCGCCACGCCACCCCCGGGGTAGGTCTGATCTCACCACCACCACATCACGACATCTACTCCATCGAGGACCTGGCCCAGCTCGTACACGACCTCAAGTGCGTCAACCCGGCGGCACGGGTGCACGTCAAGCTGGTCAGCGAGGTCGGGGTGGGCACGGTGGCGGCGGGCGTGGCGAAGCTGAAGGCCGACGTCATCCTCATCTCCGGCCACGACGGCGGCACCGGCGCCTCTCCGCTGAACTCGCTCAAGCATGCGGGCACC
Protein-coding regions in this window:
- a CDS encoding FAD-dependent oxidoreductase produces the protein MRSAVVVGAGVGGLAVAGALARSGWQVALIERADRIRPEPTAVVLWPNGVRALRALGLGAGLDAIATPLSSSGVRRPDGHRLVRPRPVPADQMPVVVHQEDLHDALIAGLGDGVELRTGVTVRAVRAEPGARPSAADGRHTYEADLVVAADGADSVAREQLAPEAKLVSCGSAAWRAVIPWYRAPRLPADMPPTGEVLGAGYRFVYVSLGERGSSGASSRGGIYWVATAAGAPRPEPPEIQLALLRRWYAGWPAPVADLLDATDPADLVQREIRELRPLPRTYGFATGPGGAVLLGDAAHAMPPHLGQGACLAFEDAATLAALLREARLPDAVVAYDRARRPRVAATVRQTRRMSAVLQTRGRLALRARDAVLGALTTRLLGSAGSTADQWRPPS
- the gltB gene encoding glutamate synthase large subunit: MAVPYPHRISQQVPHPGSQGPTAGLYDPAYERDACGVAFVADLHGRRSHEVVANGLAALRRLDHRGARGAEPNTGDGAGILIQVPDALLRAVVDFPLPPIGEYATGLVFLPDDDENEIRARRVVEKYALVEGADLLGWRDVPVNPSGLGATALAGMPRVRQLFVTAHRLTDSAEGPAGSRLTGLELERVAYCVRKQAERESAQRGVPAYFPSLSGRTMVWKGMLTPDQLPEFYPELTDERMRSAIALVHSRFSTNTFPSWPLAHPFRFIAHNGEINTIRGNRNWMQARESMLAGGARAALPGNIRRIFPVCTPGASDSANFDEVLELLHLAGRSLPNAVLMMIPEAWENDPDMPADQRAFYRFHASLMEPWDGPASVAFTDGEIVGAVLDRNGLRPGRWWQTSDGLVVLGSEAGVLDLDPATVVAKGRLQPGRMFLVDTVGGRIVHDDEIKAELAAAHPYEEWLHAGLIELTDLPAREHIVYTHDSVRRRQQVFGYTEEELKILLAPMARVGAEPIGSMGTDTPISPLSTRPRLLYDYFHQLFAQVTNPPLDAIREELVTSLQSTIGPEGNLLDPGPASCRQLVLPYPVIDNDELAKILSIDEDGDLPGFKAVRVSGLYRIREGGAGIRARLTEICRHVSEAIEDGVRILVLSDRDSNADLAPIPSLLLTAAVHQHLVREQTRTQVALVVESGDCREVHHAAVLVGYGAAAVNPYLAFESVEDMISTGALVGVEPVTAVRNYVRALGKGVLKIMSKMGISTVSSYCGAQVFEAVGLDLRLVERYFRGTPSKIGGVDLEGIHTEVAARHACAWPASGAAATDRLDVGGEYQWRREGELHLFNPETVFLLQHATRSRQYDVFRAYTSKVDALAAEAGSLRGRFALRTGVRPPVPIEEVEPATEIVRRFATGAMSYGSISVEAHETLAVAMNRLGGKSNTGEGGEDVERLHDPTRRSAVKQIASGRFGVTTEYLVNADDLQIKMAQGAKPGEGGQLPGNKVWPWIARTRHATPGVGLISPPPHHDIYSIEDLAQLVHDLKCVNPAARVHVKLVSEVGVGTVAAGVAKLKADVILISGHDGGTGASPLNSLKHAGTPWELGLAEAQQTLLLNKLRDRVTVQVDGQLKTGRDVLVAALLGAEEFGFATAPLIVEGCVMMRVCHLDTCPVGIATQNPVLRERFTGRPEFVENFFLFLAEEVRGYLAELGLRSIDEAIGRTELLDVAPAVDHWKAAGLDLSPVLHLPELPEGATRRGVRVQDHGLGLALDNELIALAEPALRGGTRVRTQVSVRNGHRSVGAMLGGEVVRRHGGAGLPTDTIEFDLDGTAGQSFGAFLPGGVTLRLHGDANDYVGKGLSGGRLVVRPDRAAPFVNVDTVPGRRAEDQIIAGNTILYGATAGEVFLRGRVGERFAVRNSGAMAVVEGVGDHGCEYMTGGAVVVLGPTGRNFAAGMSGGTAFVWRLDRRRVNTELVDLTPLSEQEQATLYDLVQRHFTETDSAVAEELLKRWPEAVEEFTAVVPRDYRRVLEIMRAAEAAGRDVDDAVMSALAAPATKPASSDPSMPVPPLSRVAAQEVARA